The following proteins are co-located in the Candida dubliniensis CD36 chromosome 3, complete sequence genome:
- a CDS encoding protein FMP36 (found in mitochondrial proteome protein 36) homologue, mitochondrial precursor, putative (Similar to S. cerevisiae FMP36) has product MSSTLSAYRNALRATRIAFRQDLPILQAARMQLKQGIRDNSNLQTQPEIEEAVQKLNDVAKFLIQNIVQGEKQQDGKYFLNFHEKTELGDNETIKQGRKEMGSLAGKKGNSIKSCKD; this is encoded by the coding sequence ATGTCATCTACATTATCAGCGTATAGAAACGCTTTAAGAGCCACAAGAATTGCTTTCCGCCAGGATCTTCCTATACTTCAAGCAGCAAGAATGCAACTCAAACAAGGTATAAGAGACAACTCGAATTTGCAGACCCAACCAGAAATAGAGGAAGCTGTACAAAAGTTGAATGATGTTGCTAAGTTCttgattcaaaatattgttcAGGGAGAGAAACAGCAAGATGGAAAgtattttttgaatttccaTGAAAAAACGGAGTTGGGTGACAATGAAACTATCAAACAAGGACGAAAAGAAATGGGGAGTTTGGCAGGTAAAAAGGGAAACTCCATCAAATCTTGTAAAGACTAG
- a CDS encoding U3 small nucleolar RNA-associated protein, putative (Similar to S. cerevisiae BUD21), which translates to MVLTRSQAHQPIKKKFTDDDFSDEENINPSSPVQPEDIHSSEEADDSDSDSDDAPEEESTSKARSEILLEQKKLQQAEAELKKQEREKRKALDLRNTQQQQLKKSRQSPFELPEFLPDDVASIINQPAKASESNLKPRHIRLDDIEPSPKLDKKTLLEEKLRLLKAKKNVALKKGPVHVKIQSFNSKVVPRSESKIVKNRDKWLHRKSVNRK; encoded by the coding sequence ATGGTATTAACTCGCAGCCAGGCTCATCAACctataaagaaaaaatttaccGATGATGATTTCAGCgatgaagaaaatataaatcCGCTGTCACCAGTACAACCAGAGGATATTCATCTGTCTGAAGAAGCGGACGACTCAGATTCTGATTCCGATGATGCTCCAGAGGAGGAAAGTACAAGCAAAGCTAGAAGTGAGATTTTATTAGAGCAGAAGAAGTTACAGCAGGCTGAGGCAGAAttaaagaaacaagaaagGGAGAAAAGGAAAGCATTGGATTTGCGCAatacacaacaacaacaattgaaaaagagtAGACAATCACCATTTGAACTTCCCGAGTTTCTACCAGATGATGTTGCatcaataatcaatcaaccaGCCAAAGCACTGgaatcaaatttgaaaccaaGGCATATAAGGTTAGATGATATAGAGCCATCACCAAAACTAGATAAAAAGACTTTACTCGAAGAGAAGTTGCGACTCTTGAAGGCAAAGAAAAACGTTGCTTTAAAAAAAGGACCTGTCCATGTTAAAATACAATCATTCAACAGTAAAGTAGTACCACGGTCCGAATCAAAGATAGTTAAGAATAGAGACAAATGGTTACATAGGAAAAGCGTTAATAGAAAGTAA
- a CDS encoding DNA replication origin binding protein, putative (Similar to S. cerevisiae DIA2;~Possibly involved in regulation of invasive and pseudohyphal growth) → MTDTSLIEDKIKLAILYFKSQDFEKALGAYNVLINQLKNLPRSTIKQIRKSYNLLETPIIGPTIHPKLGSLLDQRAATFEKLNQPASALKDGRELIKLEPIGCKGYLRTGKILYSLDKKVEAYKCYQEGIYIIEKSIKDYNITVPGKLFTSLKTQYKALNVELKRKRTLAETKNTTLVKKTKIQTTDPFVYFPIDILELIFQDVPMKQILKCHTVSKLWYYTLTSIPRLYEFKCRTNIALNEFVSGIRLFRKICAYSSSKSIEHVRINHVCNKQHLTKVLDALIREQGILPRNLSIMDKNFNLQVLFYLLAKSGWKLLNFQNLESLKIGINCSIKYGHALLNMFRKLRTLEIVVLVSEKSLLDLIPIQDKLFRKFKDQELEEYSLERLLLVNHPKLLSDNPNPISPQTYSPYPVLLNRVFPELTELTLVSFDFSTTLPQFGEFLMQTPKLQKLYLENNQAINMLIFFQMLVNYKPAFKLQEFTFRESSVVSAISLTEFRLTDLPQLKNLHKLDLYKNCLSVTGFLKILKISGKSIRHLNIGHSIYISFVLHSTKMMYLYDILNKCPHLSHFCLSDMDIDQQAMVQINKDLERISSHLQVLDLSFNKIDGVSLIRMFERCLIVNPIEQMVLHGMDISTDTIQYLIRKKYVKNVLMDTSRLKWQVFGVNSWVQERM, encoded by the coding sequence ATGACAGATACAAGTCTAATTGAGGATAAAATCAAGCTAGCAATACtatatttcaaatcacaagattttgaaaaagcaCTCGGCGCTTACAATGTATTGATAaaccaattgaagaatCTACCACGATCTACGATCAAACAAATAAGGAAAAGTTACAATCTACTAGAAACCCCTATAATTGGACCAACCATTCACCCTAAATTGGGGTCCTTGCTTGACCAAAGAGCAGCAACATTTGAAAAGTTGAATCAGCCAGCTAGCGCCTTGAAAGATGGACGTGAGCTAATTAAGCTTGAACCGATAGGATGTAAAGGTTATTTACGTACGGGGAAGATATTGTATAGCCTAGATAAGAAAGTGGAAGCATACAAATGCTATCAAGAAGGgatatatattattgagAAAAGCATTAAGGATTACAATATTACTGTACCGGGAAAACTATTTACATCATTGAAAACACAATATAAGGCGTTAAATGTTGAATTGAAGCGGAAACGAACCTTAGctgaaacaaaaaacacaACACTTGTCaagaaaactaaaataCAAACCACCGAtccatttgtttatttcccaattgatattttggaattgattTTCCAGGATGTTCcaatgaaacaaattttgaagTGTCACACTGTTTCCAAATTATGGTACTATACACTAACATCCATTCCCAGGCTCTATGAGTTTAAATGTAGAACAAATATAGCCTTGAATGAATTTGTTTCAGGTATTCGATTGTTTAGAAAAATATGTGCTTACTCGAGTTCCAAACTGATTGAACATGTCCGGATTAACCACGTCTGTAATAAACAGCATTTAACAAAAGTGTTAGACGCTTTAATACGCGAGCAAGGAATATTGCCGAGAAATTTATCTATAATGGATAAGAATTTTAATTTGCAGGTATTGTTCTATTTGCTTGCTAAATCAGGATGGAAGTTGTTGAACTTTCAGAATCTAGAAAGTTTGAAAATAGGGATCAATTGCAGTATAAAGTACGGACATGCTTTATTGAATATGTTTAGAAAATTAAGGACATTAGAAATTGTTGTGCTTGTTTCTGAAAAAAGTTTGTTGGATTTGATTCCTATTCAGGATAAGTTATTTAGAAAGTTTAAAGATCAGGAATTGGAAGAGTATAGTTTGGAACGGTTGCTTTTGGTTAATCATCCAAAGCTCTTAAGCGACAATCCTAACCCCATATCACCACAAACATACAGTCCTTATCCAGTTTTGCTAAATCGAGTTTTCCCCGAATTGACTGAATTAACATTGGtatcatttgatttctcCACTACTCTACCACAGTTTGGGGAGTTTCTTATGCAAACCCCaaaattgcaaaaattgTACCTCGAAAACAACCAAGCCATTAATATGctaatttttttccaaatgTTAGTGAACTATAAACCAGCGTTCAAGTTGCAAGAGTTTACCTTTAGAGAGTCGTCTGTTGTTTCGGCAATCTCGCTAACTGAGTTCCGTTTGACTGATTTACCACAGTTGAAAAACTTGCATAAACTAGATCTATACAAGAATTGCTTATCAGTGACAGGGTTtttaaagatattgaaaattagTGGTAAATCAATTAGACATTTGAACATTGGCCATTCGATTTATATTTCGTTTGTTCTTCATTCGACAAAGATGATGTATCTTTatgatattttgaataaatgtCCACATTTGAGTCATTTCTGTCTCAGCGACATGGATATTGATCAACAAGCAATGGTACAAATAAATAAGGATTTAGAGAGAATATCCAGCCACCTCCAAGTGCTCGATCTTagttttaataaaattgatggtGTCAGCTTAATCAGGATGTTTGAAAGGTGTCTTATTGTAAATCCTATAGAACAGATGGTTTTACACGGAATGGATATTTCAACAGATACTATACAATATTTGATCCGTAAGAAGTATGTGAAGAATGTTCTTATGGATACATCAAGGTTGAAATGGCAAGTTTTTGGTGTTAATAGCTGGGTGCAAGAAAGGATGTAG
- a CDS encoding 26s protease regulatory subunit, putative (Similar to S. cerevisiae RPT2) yields the protein MGQGPSGMPGGDNLNKRKDDKKKEKPKYEPPVESKFGKKKRRGPDMAVKLPSVYPNTRCKLKLLKLERIKDHLLLEEEFVTNQEAFQPTEARQAEEREKVDELRGYPMAIGTLEEIIDDDHAIVSSTASSEYYVSIMSFVDKGLLEPGCSVLLHHKTVAVVGVLQDDADPMVSVMKLDKSPTESYADIGGLESQIQEIKEAVELPLTHPELYEEMGIKPPKGVILYGAPGTGKTLLAKAVANQTSATFLRIVGSELIQKYLGDGPRLCRQIFQIAADHAPSIVFIDEIDAIGTKRYESTSGGEREIQRTMLELLNQLDGFDDRGDIKVIMATNKIESLDPALIRPGRIDRKILFENPDANTKKKILTIHTSKMSLADDVNLDEIVTGKDDLSGADIKAICTEAGLLALRERRMQVKAEDFKSAKERVLKNKVEENLEGLYL from the coding sequence ATGGGTCAAGGTCCTTCAGGAATGCCAGGTGGCGATAACCTTAACAAGAGGAAAGAtgataagaaaaaagaaaaaccaaaGTACGAACCACCAGTAGAATCAAAGTTTggtaaaaagaaaagaagaggCCCTGATATGGCAGTTAAATTACCCAGTGTCTACCCCAACACAAGAtgcaaattgaaattattaaagttagaaagaatcaaagaccatttgttgttggaagAAGAGTTTGTTACCAACCAAGAAGCATTCCAACCTACAGAGGCAAGACAAGcagaagaaagagaaaaagtCGACGAATTGAGAGGATATCCGATGGCAATTGGGACTTTAGAAGAAATAATCGACGATGATCATGCAATTGTGTCTAGTACTGCTAGTTCAGAATACTATGTGTCAATCATGTCGTTTGTAGACAAGGGGTTATTAGAACCTGGGTGTTCGGTTCTTTTACATCATAAAACAGTGGCAGTGGTAGGAGTATTACAGGATGATGCTGATCCTATGGTTTCAGTAATGAAACTCGATAAATCCCCTACAGAATCGTATGCTGACATTGGAGGGTTGGAATCTCAAattcaagaaatcaaagaaGCTGTTGAATTGCCATTGACACATCCTGAATTGTACGAAGAAATGGGAATCAAGCCTCCGAAAGGGGTGATATTATATGGTGCTCCAGGTACTGGTAAAACCTTGTTGGCCAAAGCAGTTGCAAATCAAACAAGTGCCACTTTTTTGAGAATTGTCGGATCGGAGTTGATCCAGAAATACCTAGGCGATGGTCCAAGGTTGTGTCGTcaaattttccaaattgCTGCTGATCATGCACCTTCGATTgtttttattgatgaaatcgACGCCATTGGTACAAAGAGATACGAGTCTACTTCTGGTGGTGAACGTGAGATCCAGAGAACCATGTTGGAgttattgaatcaattggaCGGGTTTGATGATAGAGGTGACATCAAAGTTATTATGGCTACAAATAAGATAGAGTCGCTTGACCCTGCATTAATCAGACCAGGAAGAATCGATAGAAAGATTTTATTTGAGAACCCTGACGCTAAcacaaagaagaagattttgaCCATCCATACTTCAAAGATGAGTTTGGCAGATGACGTTAACTTGGATGAAATAGTCACTGGTAAAGATGACTTGTCTGGTGCTGATATAAAAGCTATATGTACAGAAGCTGGGTTATTAGCATTAAGAGAAAGACGTATGCAAGTCAAAGCTGAAGATTTTAAGTCGGCAAAGGAAAGAGTATTGAAAAACAAGGTCGAAGAGAATCTTGAAGGTTTGTATTTGTAA
- a CDS encoding U3 small nucleolar RNA-associated protein, putative (Similar to S. cerevisiae UTP8) — MSKPELYDQYMITSLPRTPDLDLSEKVVVSTIKYIDTSIIDIGVSKSTISSYITKPTPKLLWSYSLNPTTMVDCMDVLVKDDKKYYVCGLSDRKKFRLLLLETTRSITEDGNANYATTNEFELKLDRKAAAISFMSPEIITVVYVNGSAEEVEFSESTLKFSGVKYTGTKNKDTVVYSEFVNDLEDNLLLTVSRNSKNTIYKLISINSKNSIFEVNSHSVSGVSDDAKFCYSSGSLYQYTNKAIESRSITNFKITNTICVDSIINDEEITSVAAPAPDRILIGNANMIYLINVRFASLLSSFKSSSSSSHPIPDKVFLNQVVPVKGNSTNSYISMAVYLNLKNKDNNVYLNVIDVNVGMNKLSECLGKSLNKSKSTFHEIPELFNIQDTLPSNGEIQEVYSYLKDAREAQDLNKWESILIPYLKNKKTWAQIKSLLSTKPLKTDKVYEFKEFEDDKDRVIDIGFIESVLELIFTEDPLAFANEEFVPEYTLMYLLTNPLFPIKFTSGLIELFSITGNTTLLRQAVNTCPNIPCRDLLDQLVIEQNKETLLDLINRLIGEFSRKEITNNFKQLIQLQGNAVDVVELISKLIGLPGNNNWYLIEILIDVNGLFNWDMEDIKALEEIISHKVEALTINSYNLTLSHQVMLHNKRLSKKAKEKGSSSQLDNLLTLTNHTTSAKFDDASEEANVKVPVYSVERVAF, encoded by the coding sequence ATGTCAAAACCAGAGCTATATGACCAGTATATGATCACATCTCTTCCTCGTACGCCTGACTTGGACTTATCTGAGAAAGTTGTggtatcaacaataaaatacATCGACACATCTATTATTGATATAGGggtttcaaaatcaaccaTATCCAGTTACATCACCAAACCTACACCGAAACTATTATGGTCTTATTCATTGaatccaacaacaatggtTGATTGTATGGATGTATTAGTCAAAGACGACAAAAAGTATTATGTCTGTGGTTTGAGTGATCGAAAAAAGTTTAGGCTTTTATTGCTTGAAACGACTCGTTCAATTACCGAAGATGGGAATGCCAATTATGCAACAACCAATGAATTcgaattgaaattagatAGGAAAGCTGCTGCAATTAGTTTTATGTCTCCAGAGATCATCACGGTTGTTTATGTGAACGGGTCTGCTGAAGAAGTTGAGTTTTCCGAAAGCACTTTAAAATTTAGTGGTGTGAAGTACACTGGtaccaaaaacaaagatACCGTTGTCTACAGTGAGTTTGTCAACGATTTAGAAGACAATTTATTACTTACAGTTTCCAGAAATTCTAAGAACACAATTTACAAGTTGATATCAATCAACTCCAAGAACTCCATATTTGAAGTCAACTCGCATTCAGTTTCAGGGGTGTCTGATGATGCCAAGTTTTGTTACTCGTCAGGGTCATTATACCAATATACCAATAAAGCCATCGAGTCACGTCTGAtcaccaatttcaaaatcacaAACACAATTTGCGTTGACAGTATTATAAACGACGAAGAAATCACATCCGTTGCTGCCCCAGCACCAGATCGTATTTTGATTGGTAATGCCAATATGATTTATCTCATAAATGTTAGGTTTGCTTCGCttttatcatcattcaaatcatcatcaagcTCATCTCATCCTATCCCTGATAAGGTGTTTCTCAATCAAGTTGTCCCCGTCAAAGGCAATTCGACCAACTCGTACATATCCATGGCAGTTTAtctcaatttgaaaaacaaagacAATAACGTTTACTTGAATGTCATTGATGTAAATGTCGGGATGAACAAATTGAGTGAATGTTTAGgcaaatcattaaataaactGAAATCAACTTTCCATGAGATCCCTGAGTTGTTCAATATCCAAGATACTTTACCTTCAAATGGCGAAATCCAAGAAGTTTATCTGTATTTAAAAGACGCTAGAGAGGCAcaagatttgaataaatggGAATCCATACTAATTCCATACTTGAAGAATAAAAAGACCTGGGCCCAAATCAAGAGTTTATTGAGTACAAAACCATTAAAGACAGATAAAGTATACGAATTTAAGGAATTTGAAGATGACAAAGATAGAgttattgatattggatTTATTGAATCAGTTTTAGAGTTGATTTTCACTGAAGACCCACTTGCCTTTGCTAATGAGGAATTTGTTCCTGAGTATACGTTGATGTATCTTTTGACCAACCCATTATTCCCAATAAAATTTACCCTGGGCTTGATTGAGTTGTTTAGTATAACAGGCAACACAACCTTATTGAGACAGGCAGTAAATACATGTCCTAATATTCCATGTCGTGACTTGTTGGACCAACTTGTGATTGAACAAAACAAGGAGACGTTACTTGATCTTATCAATAGATTAATTGGCGAATTTTCTCGCAAGGAAATCACAAACAACTTTAAACAACTAATTCAATTACAGGGAAATGCAGTGGACGTGGTTGAATTGATTTCCAAGTTGATTGGCTTACCaggaaacaacaattggtATTTAATCGaaattttgattgatgTCAATGGATTATTCAATTGGGATATGGAAGATATCAAAGCTTTGGAAGAAATAATTTCTCACAAAGTAGAAGCATTAACTATAAATAGCTATAATTTGACTTTATCTCATCAAGTGATGTTGCATAACAAGAGATTATCGAAAAAAGCCAAAGAAAAGGGGTCTTCTTCACAATTAGATAACCTCTTAACGTTGACGAACCATACTACAAGTGCCAAGTTTGATGATGCATCAGAAGAGGCTAATGTAAAAGTTCCTGTCTATTCAGTTGAACGAGTTGCTTTTTAG
- a CDS encoding metal homeostasis factor, putative (Similar to S. cerevisiae ATX2), with the protein MILVLVVLPLVMFIATFAAGIVPLRLAVAQHHLKYLSFLSMGILIGTAMMIILPEGIETLSQETTEVSSYVGLPLLLGFLTMYIIDCSFSTNVKAQESSVVESIIGSPITLGLIFHGIVDGIALGSSFASGEVMTLIIFAAIIIHKIPTSFSLSTILLQEGTSDSKLYWHVLLFALSSPLACWLTFVVIKLINTKSNLVLGVLFLYSAGTFLFVVNHVMHEFSSNDFYALPTSVESEMTAVESHSKIPRNELIISLVGISIPTLLSFAKE; encoded by the coding sequence ATGATCTTAGTGTTGGTAGTACTTCCACTAGTTATGTTTATTGCAACTTTTGCTGCCGGTATCGTACCTTTGAGGTTAGCTGTGGCTCAACACCATTTGAAGTACTTGTCATTTCTAAGTATGGGAATATTGATTGGAACAGCCatgatgattattttgCCTGAAGGAATAGAAACATTAAGTCAAGAAACTACAGAAGTTTCTCTGTATGTGGGGCTTCCCCTCTTGCTTGGCTTTTTAACAATGTATATTATCGACTGTCTGTTTTCAACCAATGTCAAAGCGCAAGAATCGTCAGTGGTAGAATCTATCATCGGTTCACCCATCACGTTAGGATTAATATTTCATGGGATTGTTGATGGGATAGCATTAGGTTCATCCTTTGCATCGGGAGAAGTAATGACTTTAATCATATTTGCAGCAATCATCATTCATAAGATTCCTACAAGTTTCAGTCTATCAACGATTCTTTTACAAGAGGGAACTTCAGATTCAAAGTTATATTGGCatgttttgttgtttgcCTTGCTGAGTCCATTGGCATGTTGGTTGACTTTTGTGGTtataaaattgatcaatacTAAAAGTAACTTGGTACTCGGTGTTTTGTTCTTATATTCAGCTGGTACATTCCTATTTGTTGTCAACCATGTCATGCATGAATTTTCATCGAATGATTTCTACGCATTGCCTACAAGCGTTGAAAGTGAAATGACCGCAGTGGAATCACATTCTAAGATTCCAAGAAACGAACTCATTATATCATTAGTTGGAATCTCAATTCCAACTCTACTTAGTTTTgcaaaagaataa
- a CDS encoding tRNA 2'-phosphotransferase, putative (Similar to S. cerevisiae TPT1): MPPPDKARRDVLISKALSYLLRHGAEKEKLSIDEQGYVKISDVLSHQRLKSLKTTIEDIERIVRENDKKRFTIRDEMICANQGHSLKAVKNDNLVPMTIDELNQLRIYHGTYKTKLPIIKSSGGLSRMNRNHIHLTCDQYATCSGIRYNANVLVYIDASKCIEHGIVFYKSLNNVILTSGDKDGKISWEFIDRIVDLEGKEIYKEEI; this comes from the coding sequence ATGCCACCACCAGATAAAGCAAGAAGAGACGTTCTCATTTCTAAAGCGTTATCATATTTACTCAGACATGGCGCTGAAAAAGAGAAACTATCCATTGATGAACAAGGATACGTGAAAATATCCGACGTGTTATCGCATCAACGACTCAAGAGCTTGAAAACAACTATAGAGGACATCGAAAGAATTGTACGAGaaaatgacaaaaaaaGGTTTACAATTAGAGATGAAATGATATGTGCCAACCAGGGCCACTCGTTAAAGGCAGtcaaaaatgataatttagTTCCGATGACCATTGACGAGTTAAACCAATTGCGTATTTATCATGGAACTTATAAGACTAAATTGCCGATAATAAAGTCCAGTGGTGGGTTGAGTAGAATGAACAGAAACCATATACATCTCACTTGTGACCAATATGCAACATGCTCGGGGATAAGATATAACGCTAATGTGTTAGTTTATATTGATGCATCGAAATGTATTGAGCACGGTATTGTGTTTTACAAGAGTTTAAACAATGTGATCTTGACAAGTGGAGATAAGGATGGAAAGATTAGTTGGGAGTTTATAGATCGAATTGTTGACCTTGAAGGTAAGGAAATCTACAAAGAGGAAATCTAG
- a CDS encoding (dl)-glycerol-3-phosphatase, putative (Similar to S. cerevisiae GPP1), producing MTKTQQPAVFYVNAALFDCDGTLVNSTGAISEFWRDFGKTRPHVDPEEIIRTSHGCRTFDVIAKWSPEDAIEEQVTAWEGAIPDTFGHHAKPIPGAVELVKSFDKFSKEATENGKQRWAVVTSGTLPLATKWLKLLTIEKPDCFITAEKVTKGKPHPQGYQSARDALGYHDAHYKVVVFEDAPAGITAGKGAGAMVVGICSTYDPEKVRKAGANIVVKDLSSFRIDSYNKETDEFKVVVDDYFFADEQFLQESA from the coding sequence ATGACTAAAACCCAACAACCAGCTGTTTTTTACGTTAACGCTGCTTTATTCGACTGTGATGGTACTTTGGTTAACTCCACCGGTGCTATTTCTGAATTCTGGAGAGATTTCGGAAAAACTAGACCTCATGTTGATCcagaagaaattattagaacCTCCCACGGTTGCCGTACATTTGATGTCATTGCCAAATGGTCACCAGAAGATGCAATTGAAGAACAAGTTACTGCATGGGAAGGTGCTATTCCAGACACTTTTGGCCACCACGCCAAACCAATTCCAGGTGCCGTTGAATTAGTCAAATCATTCGATAAATTTTCTAAAGAAGCCACTGAAAACGGTAAGCAAAGATGGGCCGTTGTCACTTCTGGTACTTTGCCATTAGCTACCAAATGGTTAAAATTATTGACCATTGAAAAGCCAGACTGTTTTATTACTGCTGAAAAAGTCACTAAAGGTAAACCACATCCACAAGGTTATCAATCCGCTAGAGACGCTTTGGGTTACCATGATGCCCACTACAAGGTTGTTGTGTTTGAAGACGCTCCAGCTGGTATAACCGCAGGTAAAGGTGCTGGCGCCATGGTTGTCGGTATTTGCTCAACTTACGATCCAGAAAAGGTCAGAAAAGCTGGAGCTAATATTGTTGTCAAAGATTTATCCAGCTTTAGAATTGACTCATACAACAAGGAAACTGACGAATtcaaagttgttgttgacgACTACTTCTTTGCTGATGAACaatttttacaagaatCTGCCTAA
- a CDS encoding RING finger protein, putative (In S. cerevisiae: mutant phenotypes and genetic interactions suggest a role in sumoylation and in genome stability): MSTPNVTNISSDDEDDEIEVLEFRKLTQDLLDHPSQSEERRITKKLSDVQCPICFDDVNMATTTSCGHIFCLECIEHSISSSHARGQVRSSQRGRGLCPLCRKQVVFKETIPLKMKKANNIGKPNLPPK; the protein is encoded by the coding sequence ATGTCCACTCCCAATGTAACCAACATTTCTTCAGATGATGAAGACGATGAAATAGAAGTCCTCGAATTCAGAAAATTGACTCAGGACTTGTTAGACCATCCTTCCCAATctgaagaaagaagaatcaCAAAAAAACTATCAGATGTGCAATGTCCCATTTGTTTTGACGATGTTAATAtggcaacaacaacttcttGTGGACACATTTTTTGCTTGGAATGTATAGAACATAGTATTTCGAGCTCACATGCCAGAGGTCAGGTCAGGTCGAGTCAAAGAGGAAGAGGGTTGTGTCCATTATGTCGAAAGCAAGTTGTTTTCAAAGAGACAATCCCActcaaaatgaaaaaggcCAATAACATAGGTAAGCCGAATTTGCCACCCAAATAA